A stretch of the Duncaniella dubosii genome encodes the following:
- a CDS encoding purine-nucleoside phosphorylase → MLEQIKQTADFLRSKVDEMPKTAIILGTGLGALVDHIDDKIYIPYSEIPNFPVSTVEGHSGNLIFGKLGNKLVIAMQGRFHYYEGYDMKQVTFPVRVFKALGVDTLFVSNASGGMNKEFQVGDVMTITDHINLFPESPLRGKNYNELGTRFPAMTNAYDKELMSLADKIAEEKGIRLMHGVYVGVTGPTFETPAEYEFYRIIGGDCVGMSTVPEVIVANHAGMRVYGISVITDLGGKDVTQVPTHEEVQQAALIAQPKCLEIMKELVNRC, encoded by the coding sequence ATGTTAGAACAAATCAAACAGACAGCTGATTTCCTCCGCTCGAAAGTGGATGAAATGCCTAAGACAGCTATTATCCTCGGAACCGGACTCGGTGCGCTCGTGGACCATATCGACGATAAAATCTATATTCCTTATTCAGAAATTCCTAATTTCCCGGTGTCGACTGTCGAAGGCCATAGCGGCAACCTCATCTTCGGCAAACTCGGCAACAAACTTGTCATCGCCATGCAGGGCCGTTTCCATTACTACGAAGGCTATGACATGAAACAGGTCACTTTCCCTGTTCGCGTGTTCAAGGCTCTCGGTGTCGACACTCTTTTTGTCAGCAATGCTTCAGGCGGAATGAACAAGGAATTTCAGGTAGGCGACGTGATGACTATCACCGACCACATCAACCTCTTCCCCGAATCACCTCTCCGTGGCAAGAACTATAACGAGCTGGGCACTCGCTTCCCTGCTATGACAAACGCCTATGACAAAGAGCTAATGAGTCTTGCCGACAAGATTGCCGAAGAAAAGGGCATACGCCTGATGCACGGCGTATATGTAGGTGTCACAGGCCCTACTTTCGAGACCCCTGCCGAATATGAATTCTACCGCATCATCGGCGGTGACTGTGTCGGTATGTCAACAGTCCCGGAAGTCATTGTCGCAAACCATGCAGGAATGCGTGTCTACGGCATATCGGTCATCACCGACCTCGGTGGCAAAGATGTAACCCAAGTCCCGACCCACGAGGAAGTACAGCAAGCCGCTCTCATCGCACAGCCCAAGTGCCTCGAAATCATGAAGGAACTTGTCAACCGTTGCTGA
- the lpxK gene encoding tetraacyldisaccharide 4'-kinase, producing MLLLYPISQLYGMGIAIRNKMFEYGMLKQQEFDIPIVVVGNLAMGGTGKTPHVEYIVGSMLGRYNIGVLSRGYKRATSGFVLATPQSRPEDIGDESYQIYRKFGPDITLAVCEKRSEGIRKMREINPKLDMIILDDAFQHRYVKPSASVILTEYNRPIFKDKLLPYGRLREPSRALNRAEIVVVTKCPLGMKAMDYRIFEENLKLFPYQKLYFSRYNYGHLVPIFPEEVADIPALDSQNADTSILVVTGVANPKPFVRYLRRHKAKVQLRRFRDHHNFSSSDMEEITNLFDQLQGKRKFIVTTEKDAVRILNNPYFPHRLKQSIFYVPIKVEFIDRGEPDFTSGLEKTIRDSRLFKS from the coding sequence ATGCTTCTGCTCTATCCCATCTCGCAGCTCTACGGGATGGGGATAGCCATACGCAACAAGATGTTTGAGTATGGCATGCTGAAGCAACAGGAGTTTGACATCCCGATTGTTGTGGTCGGCAATCTTGCCATGGGAGGCACAGGCAAGACTCCACACGTCGAATATATTGTCGGATCAATGCTGGGACGATATAACATCGGAGTGCTTTCACGTGGCTATAAGCGTGCGACAAGTGGATTTGTCCTTGCCACTCCCCAGTCGCGCCCCGAGGATATAGGCGACGAATCATATCAGATATATCGAAAATTCGGCCCTGACATCACTCTTGCCGTATGCGAAAAACGCTCAGAAGGCATCAGGAAGATGCGTGAGATCAATCCAAAGCTCGACATGATTATTCTCGACGATGCGTTCCAGCACAGATATGTAAAACCATCGGCCTCTGTCATCCTCACCGAATACAACCGCCCTATATTCAAAGATAAACTCCTACCCTACGGACGTCTGCGAGAACCCTCCAGAGCTCTGAACAGAGCAGAGATAGTGGTTGTGACAAAATGTCCGCTCGGAATGAAAGCGATGGACTACCGCATCTTTGAAGAAAATCTGAAACTGTTCCCCTATCAGAAACTCTATTTTTCACGGTATAACTACGGCCATCTCGTCCCGATTTTCCCGGAGGAAGTAGCCGATATCCCGGCTCTTGACTCTCAGAATGCCGACACATCAATCCTTGTTGTCACAGGAGTGGCCAACCCAAAACCGTTTGTCCGCTATCTGCGCCGGCATAAAGCCAAAGTCCAGCTCAGACGTTTCAGAGACCATCACAACTTCAGCTCCTCCGATATGGAGGAAATCACAAACCTGTTTGACCAGCTACAAGGCAAACGAAAATTCATTGTAACGACTGAGAAAGACGCTGTACGCATACTCAACAATCCCTACTTCCCCCATCGTCTGAAACAGTCCATATTCTACGTTCCTATAAAGGTTGAATTCATAGACCGCGGAGAGCCTGATTTCACTTCCGGACTTGAAAAAACCATCCGCGACTCCCGTTTGTTTAAATCTTAG
- the sppA gene encoding signal peptide peptidase SppA, whose product MKKFFISFLATLAGIWFSLLLAIFGIFIVAAAAIAHSAGSSTVDIKDNSILRIDLSGSILDRQPKIDFMSIIKEEDKGITILSDITGSIEAASTDDRIKGIVINCSGSAAGLAQRSAIIESLHKFKQTAPDKWIYAYGDSYTQGDYYIASAADSLFINPIGSVDVRGLSATTLFFHKFLEKIGVDVQVVKVGTYKSAVEPFILDNMSEPSREQQQLYLDNIWETINSTIAESRGVDVAKVNEWADNFIFTKDPKEYIDARIVDALVYRHEFDQKLADLTGHDKIKDIDYVSVADYAKTADISTVGNGKGAEIAILYACGDITDESGNGIVAADMVPEILDLAENDDIDALIMYVNSPGGSAFASEQIWEALQQFKKLTGKPFYVSMSDYAASGGYYISCGADKIFAQPVTLTGSIGIFGMIPNAHRLLSDKLGINTGTVKTNANGNFPSIMDPMTPAEASAMQAYVERGYDLFTKRCAEGRHISQDSIKKIGEGRVWDGREALRIGLVDELGGLDAAIAAMAKQLNVESYTISTYPNPKQKWYASIIEAAGSDIKAAIVRNELGEMSSLYETLERVKGMSTLQCRMDFVDVTL is encoded by the coding sequence ATGAAAAAATTTTTCATCTCTTTTCTCGCTACGCTCGCCGGCATCTGGTTCTCTCTGCTGCTGGCCATCTTCGGTATTTTCATTGTAGCCGCGGCGGCAATCGCCCATTCCGCAGGCTCGTCTACTGTTGACATAAAGGACAACTCCATACTCCGGATCGACCTCTCCGGCTCAATACTTGACCGACAGCCCAAAATCGATTTCATGTCCATTATCAAGGAAGAAGATAAAGGAATTACAATTCTTTCCGATATCACAGGCTCAATCGAAGCGGCTTCGACCGATGACCGCATCAAGGGAATCGTCATCAACTGCTCAGGATCAGCCGCAGGACTCGCCCAGCGTTCAGCAATCATCGAATCACTCCACAAGTTCAAGCAAACCGCTCCCGACAAATGGATTTACGCCTATGGCGATTCATACACTCAGGGCGACTATTACATAGCAAGTGCCGCCGACAGCCTTTTCATCAATCCCATAGGCTCTGTCGATGTCAGAGGTCTCTCCGCCACGACACTTTTCTTCCACAAATTCCTTGAAAAAATCGGAGTTGACGTGCAGGTTGTAAAAGTCGGCACATACAAAAGTGCCGTCGAACCGTTCATTCTCGACAATATGAGCGAACCGTCACGCGAACAGCAGCAACTCTATCTCGACAATATCTGGGAGACAATCAACTCGACGATAGCCGAGTCGAGAGGTGTCGATGTCGCAAAGGTCAACGAATGGGCCGACAATTTCATCTTCACTAAAGACCCGAAGGAATATATCGATGCCCGTATTGTCGATGCTCTCGTCTACCGTCACGAGTTTGACCAAAAACTCGCCGACCTGACAGGTCACGACAAGATCAAGGATATTGACTATGTTTCTGTTGCAGACTATGCGAAAACAGCAGATATAAGCACGGTCGGCAACGGCAAGGGTGCTGAAATCGCAATCCTTTATGCCTGCGGCGATATCACCGATGAAAGCGGCAACGGCATAGTAGCCGCCGACATGGTTCCTGAAATCCTTGATCTCGCTGAAAATGATGACATCGACGCTCTCATAATGTATGTCAACTCTCCCGGTGGCAGCGCCTTTGCGTCAGAACAGATATGGGAAGCCCTCCAACAGTTCAAGAAACTGACAGGCAAACCATTCTACGTATCAATGTCGGATTATGCAGCGTCAGGCGGTTACTACATCAGCTGTGGAGCTGACAAAATTTTCGCTCAGCCCGTGACTCTTACAGGCTCAATCGGCATCTTCGGCATGATTCCCAACGCCCACCGTCTGCTTTCCGATAAACTCGGCATAAACACAGGGACTGTCAAGACAAACGCAAACGGCAACTTCCCCTCGATAATGGATCCCATGACACCCGCTGAGGCTTCAGCCATGCAGGCATACGTAGAACGAGGCTACGACCTGTTTACAAAACGCTGCGCCGAAGGCCGTCACATCTCTCAGGACTCAATAAAGAAAATAGGCGAAGGCCGTGTCTGGGACGGACGCGAAGCACTGCGCATCGGACTTGTCGATGAACTCGGTGGCCTCGATGCCGCCATCGCAGCAATGGCAAAGCAGCTTAATGTCGAAAGCTACACCATCAGCACCTATCCGAATCCCAAACAGAAATGGTATGCTTCCATAATCGAAGCTGCAGGCAGCGACATCAAAGCCGCCATAGTCCGCAATGAGCTGGGAGAGATGTCATCGCTCTACGAAACGCTTGAGCGCGTCAAAGGCATGTCAACCCTCCAGTGCCGAATGGATTTTGTGGATGTCACTCTTTAA
- a CDS encoding cupin domain-containing protein — protein MNKIITEITPLSEKDCFYLIDRYKDRFTYPVHRHAEYELNFVSNCDGARRVVGDSIETLGHYDLVLIGNGIEHGWEQHECTSDKIREITIQFSPDLFGEKLLAKTQLSSIRRMLENSSNGIAFTCEGIMRVFSKLDNLTKIESGFYRMLELMSILHELAEDGHYRRLSSSSFASMKPVGDSRRVRKVKDYINAHY, from the coding sequence ATGAATAAGATTATAACCGAAATCACTCCATTGTCGGAAAAAGACTGCTTTTATCTGATTGACAGGTATAAGGACCGTTTTACTTATCCTGTACACCGCCATGCCGAATATGAACTGAATTTCGTTTCAAACTGCGACGGTGCGCGCCGGGTGGTCGGAGATTCCATCGAGACACTCGGACATTATGATCTTGTGCTTATCGGCAACGGGATTGAGCACGGCTGGGAGCAGCATGAGTGTACGAGTGACAAAATACGCGAGATAACGATACAATTTTCACCGGATCTCTTTGGCGAGAAATTACTTGCAAAGACTCAGCTGTCGAGCATCAGACGGATGCTTGAAAACAGTTCAAACGGCATCGCGTTCACCTGTGAGGGAATCATGAGAGTGTTCAGCAAACTTGATAACCTTACAAAAATAGAGTCGGGATTTTACCGTATGCTCGAACTTATGTCGATACTTCACGAACTCGCCGAAGACGGCCATTACCGCAGGCTGTCAAGTTCGTCGTTCGCATCGATGAAGCCTGTCGGCGACAGCCGTCGCGTACGCAAGGTGAAAGATTATATAAATGCCCATTATTAG
- a CDS encoding peptidase U32 family protein, which produces MSKITATSLELLAPARNADIAIAAISAGADAVYIGASSHGARHAAANSVSDIARAVDFAHKFNAKIFATVNTVIYDSELSSVERLIRDLYRVGVDALIVQDMAVLRMDIPPIELHASTQCDIRDVAKARFLADVGFSRLVLARELSLKEISEIHAAVPGTPLEAFIHGALCVSYSGDCRASFASTGRSANRGECAQICRLPFDLVDDTGRVLVKGKHLLSLRDLNRSTAIPDMADAGVSSFKIEGRLKDEAYVKNTVGAYSRILDRLVSESGGRYVRQSVGAVRLGFNPSLDKSFNRGFTPYFLTGKAPAKGMASMASPKAIGLKVGVVTDCKPKVITARLSENLVNGDGLGYFNSAGMFNGFRLNRVDGNRLFPATPQSIPVGTVLYRNRDKSFDDSIEAAKTSRTISVDMALRVVSPELISLEMTDERGCSASVTAGVPSLDNAVTPQETPRRRILDKLGGTAYRAGRIVDLAGAFFIPASVLTALRRDCLDALDRASRATYRYSYRLPEKFDVALPYGESLTVHDNVANRLAREFYISHGAKDMVPAIEIVKGSSREGGEPVMTTRYCLRRELGKCLKESCGKDWIGPLTLVSGQTRLRIEFDCRACRMNLYNV; this is translated from the coding sequence ATGAGCAAAATAACCGCTACCTCTCTTGAACTTCTTGCTCCGGCCCGGAATGCCGACATTGCCATTGCCGCTATAAGTGCCGGGGCCGATGCGGTCTATATCGGGGCATCGAGTCATGGCGCACGTCATGCTGCCGCAAATTCGGTCTCGGACATTGCACGTGCGGTCGATTTTGCCCATAAGTTTAATGCAAAGATTTTTGCCACGGTCAATACCGTCATCTATGACAGTGAGCTTTCTTCTGTCGAGCGTCTGATTCGTGATTTATACCGTGTAGGGGTCGATGCCCTTATAGTTCAGGATATGGCTGTCCTGCGCATGGACATACCGCCGATTGAGCTGCACGCAAGTACGCAATGCGACATCCGCGATGTGGCCAAGGCCCGTTTTCTTGCTGATGTCGGATTCTCCCGTCTTGTACTTGCCCGGGAACTCTCGCTTAAGGAAATCTCAGAAATCCATGCAGCCGTCCCCGGCACTCCTCTTGAGGCTTTCATACATGGCGCTCTTTGTGTCAGCTATAGCGGTGACTGCCGTGCAAGTTTCGCATCCACCGGACGGAGTGCCAACAGGGGTGAATGCGCGCAGATCTGTCGACTGCCTTTTGACCTTGTTGACGATACCGGCCGTGTGCTTGTCAAGGGTAAACATCTGCTGTCACTGCGCGATCTGAATCGTTCGACCGCTATTCCGGATATGGCTGATGCCGGTGTCAGTTCCTTTAAAATCGAGGGTCGTCTGAAGGATGAGGCATACGTTAAAAATACAGTGGGCGCTTATAGCCGTATTCTCGACCGTCTTGTCAGCGAGAGCGGTGGCCGCTATGTGCGCCAGTCGGTCGGGGCTGTGCGTCTCGGTTTCAATCCTTCGCTTGACAAAAGTTTCAACCGTGGATTTACACCTTATTTCCTAACCGGGAAAGCTCCTGCCAAGGGAATGGCATCGATGGCTTCGCCGAAAGCTATCGGACTCAAAGTAGGTGTGGTGACCGACTGCAAACCGAAGGTCATCACAGCGAGACTGAGTGAGAATCTTGTCAATGGCGACGGACTTGGATATTTCAATTCCGCCGGAATGTTCAACGGTTTCCGTCTGAACCGTGTTGACGGTAACAGGCTTTTTCCTGCCACTCCCCAGTCTATCCCTGTGGGGACGGTGCTTTATCGCAACAGAGACAAGAGCTTTGACGACAGTATAGAGGCAGCAAAGACTTCGCGTACGATATCTGTTGATATGGCGCTTCGTGTAGTCAGCCCTGAATTGATTTCGCTTGAGATGACTGACGAACGCGGATGCTCGGCTTCAGTTACTGCCGGTGTGCCTTCTTTGGACAATGCTGTAACACCACAGGAGACTCCTCGCCGTCGCATACTTGATAAACTCGGCGGGACGGCCTACCGGGCGGGTCGGATTGTCGATCTTGCCGGGGCGTTTTTTATTCCGGCATCAGTCCTGACGGCATTGCGACGGGACTGTCTCGACGCGCTTGACCGTGCTTCAAGGGCAACCTATCGTTATTCCTACCGTTTGCCGGAGAAATTTGATGTGGCTTTGCCCTACGGTGAATCTCTTACCGTACATGACAATGTTGCAAACCGTCTTGCGCGCGAGTTCTATATTTCACATGGAGCAAAAGATATGGTTCCGGCGATTGAGATAGTGAAAGGCTCATCTCGCGAGGGGGGAGAACCAGTCATGACGACACGCTATTGTCTGCGCCGTGAACTTGGGAAATGCCTTAAAGAATCATGCGGTAAGGATTGGATAGGACCGTTGACTCTCGTCAGCGGGCAGACGAGACTTCGGATTGAGTTTGATTGCAGGGCATGCCGGATGAATTTATATAACGTATAA
- a CDS encoding DMT family protein yields MNGWLTVGLLVVSNIFMTLAWYGQLKLSEMKVITPNTPIIWIILASWGVALLEYCFMVPANRYGFTQNGGQFSLIQLKVMQEVISLLVFSVFAIVLFKGESLHWNHLLAFGLLVAAVYLVFME; encoded by the coding sequence ATGAACGGATGGCTAACAGTCGGACTACTTGTAGTATCCAACATATTCATGACTCTCGCATGGTACGGGCAGCTGAAACTCTCGGAAATGAAAGTCATTACACCCAACACTCCCATAATCTGGATTATATTGGCATCATGGGGAGTCGCACTACTTGAATATTGCTTCATGGTACCTGCAAACCGTTACGGATTCACGCAGAACGGCGGTCAGTTCTCACTGATTCAGCTAAAGGTAATGCAAGAGGTAATATCACTGCTCGTTTTCTCGGTGTTTGCAATTGTGCTTTTCAAAGGCGAATCACTGCATTGGAATCATCTGCTCGCATTCGGTCTCCTCGTGGCGGCAGTCTATCTTGTTTTTATGGAATAA
- a CDS encoding bifunctional metallophosphatase/5'-nucleotidase, producing the protein MKFNKLFIIGAVASLWLTCGCASHKDNDHLVILHTNDTHSAIDPDRHDLGGVARRKVLIDSVRGEHENVMLVDAGDAVQGSLYYTLFGGEVERKLMNALGYDIQILGNHEFDKGMEQLAKEWKQLNANRLSTNYDFTGSALEGMFVPAVMRKVGDKTIGFIGINLDPAGIISEANYKGVKYIDGIKAANEEAARLKAEGADMVIAVTHIGYDNEPGYSDMDIARNSRDIDVIIGGHSHTVVDPNDTRSGVPTWRVANAAGDTISVLQTGSSGVNLGEIDIDLDTKQVKARLIPVDKRLDDRVSSSIEEIIAPYRQQVEEMRSKEIGSSPFEYERKSSEMLNLLSDFVRTRGSELCGKPADLSIMNKGGIRNSLAAGTITQGEIIDIAPFDNSIVVMDIKGSDLLENFGIMAAQDGNGVSSNVSILYDPATKKINSATIDGKPINPDKTYRLATIDYLAAGNDYMEPLKRGVILSRSPEVLYQILIDYISVGKLDNLLAHPDKTQRMRSF; encoded by the coding sequence ATGAAATTTAACAAACTGTTTATCATAGGAGCAGTTGCCTCACTATGGCTTACTTGCGGCTGCGCAAGCCACAAGGATAACGACCATCTCGTCATTCTCCATACCAATGACACCCATTCAGCCATCGATCCGGACCGCCACGACTTGGGCGGGGTTGCCCGACGCAAGGTTTTGATTGACAGTGTGCGCGGCGAACATGAAAATGTAATGCTCGTTGATGCCGGCGATGCTGTACAAGGATCGCTCTACTACACACTGTTCGGCGGTGAAGTCGAACGCAAACTGATGAACGCCCTCGGCTATGACATCCAGATTCTCGGAAACCATGAGTTCGACAAGGGTATGGAGCAGCTTGCCAAAGAATGGAAGCAGTTAAATGCCAACCGTCTCAGCACAAACTATGATTTTACAGGCAGTGCGCTGGAAGGAATGTTCGTACCTGCTGTCATGCGTAAGGTCGGAGACAAGACAATCGGATTTATCGGAATCAACCTTGACCCCGCAGGAATTATCAGCGAAGCGAACTACAAAGGCGTAAAATATATCGACGGCATCAAGGCTGCCAATGAAGAAGCCGCCCGACTGAAGGCCGAAGGAGCAGATATGGTTATCGCCGTAACCCATATAGGCTATGACAACGAACCCGGTTATAGCGATATGGATATCGCGCGTAATTCACGCGACATTGATGTTATAATCGGTGGTCATTCCCACACGGTCGTCGATCCCAACGACACACGCAGCGGTGTCCCGACTTGGAGGGTAGCAAACGCGGCCGGTGACACAATCTCAGTATTGCAGACCGGCTCGAGCGGTGTGAATCTTGGAGAAATAGACATTGACCTCGACACCAAACAGGTCAAAGCCAGGTTGATTCCTGTCGACAAACGACTTGATGACCGCGTAAGTTCCTCTATCGAAGAAATCATCGCCCCCTACCGCCAGCAGGTGGAAGAAATGCGCTCAAAGGAAATCGGCTCATCGCCATTCGAATATGAGCGCAAGTCAAGCGAGATGCTAAATCTACTGAGTGACTTTGTAAGAACCCGTGGCTCAGAACTGTGCGGAAAACCCGCAGACCTCTCCATCATGAATAAAGGCGGTATACGCAACAGCCTCGCCGCCGGGACTATCACTCAAGGCGAAATCATAGACATCGCACCGTTCGACAATTCAATCGTAGTCATGGACATCAAGGGTAGCGACCTTCTTGAAAACTTCGGCATCATGGCCGCACAAGACGGCAACGGGGTCAGCAGCAACGTAAGCATCCTCTACGATCCGGCCACAAAGAAAATCAACAGCGCCACAATCGACGGCAAACCGATCAACCCTGACAAGACATATCGCCTCGCAACCATCGACTATCTTGCGGCAGGCAATGATTACATGGAGCCGCTGAAACGTGGAGTCATACTCTCGCGCAGTCCTGAAGTGCTCTATCAGATACTTATCGACTACATCTCTGTCGGAAAGCTCGACAACCTCCTTGCCCACCCCGACAAAACACAACGAATGAGAAGCTTCTAA
- a CDS encoding 6-pyruvoyl trahydropterin synthase family protein, which yields MYYITKRFELAGCHRLQLSYESKCSRLHGHNWIVTVHCRSRELNADGMVVDFSHIKERITSYLDHGNFNELLPFNPTAENIARWICEQIPNCYRVDVQESEGNTASYEND from the coding sequence ATGTACTATATAACCAAACGATTTGAACTTGCCGGCTGCCACCGCCTGCAACTTTCATACGAGAGCAAATGCTCGCGTCTCCACGGCCACAACTGGATTGTGACTGTCCATTGCCGTTCGCGCGAACTTAACGCCGACGGGATGGTTGTAGATTTCAGCCATATAAAGGAACGTATCACATCCTATCTCGACCACGGCAACTTCAACGAGCTGCTTCCCTTCAATCCGACAGCCGAAAACATAGCCCGATGGATATGCGAGCAGATTCCCAACTGCTACCGCGTCGACGTGCAGGAGAGCGAAGGAAATACCGCAAGCTACGAGAACGACTGA
- a CDS encoding CCA tRNA nucleotidyltransferase, whose translation MQSLDKVVTQLDIPLFHAIGDAADSIDRPCYAVGGCVRDLFLERPSKDIDFVTVGSGIELAEIVAEKLGKGTHLSVFRNFGTAQVKRRDIELEFVGARRESYDRNSRKPVVEDGTLEEDLSRRDFTVNALAIRINRNGFGELIDMFDGIGDMEKRILRTPLDPDVTFSDDPLRMMRAIRFATQLNFTIYPETFEAIRRNAQRIKIISHERIVDELMKIMRSPRPSTGWDLLLKSGLLALIFPELSAMKGVDVVKGRGHKDNFYHTLAVLDNVAEKSDNVWLRWGALMHDIAKPVTKRWDDKLGWTFHNHNFIGAKMVPRIFRRMRLPQDTKMKYVAKLVELHMRPIALVEDEVTDSAVRRLIHDAGDDIEDLMTLCEADITSKNQEKVRRILENFALVRRKMIDLNERDHIRNFKPPVDGNEIMETFGITGGPVIGTIKSAIKNAILDGIIHNDYDEAHALMLKVAAEHGLYPVSTAPAKTEPDKTNDNSNHD comes from the coding sequence ATGCAGTCATTAGACAAAGTAGTAACACAGCTTGACATACCGCTTTTCCATGCCATCGGTGACGCAGCCGATTCAATAGACCGCCCTTGCTATGCAGTTGGCGGATGCGTGCGCGACCTCTTTCTTGAACGTCCGTCGAAAGACATTGATTTTGTCACCGTAGGCAGTGGAATCGAACTTGCCGAAATCGTCGCTGAAAAACTCGGCAAAGGGACTCACCTGAGTGTATTCCGCAATTTCGGAACCGCACAGGTGAAACGCCGCGACATCGAACTTGAGTTCGTCGGCGCACGCCGTGAATCATACGACCGTAACTCGCGCAAACCTGTGGTCGAGGACGGCACTCTTGAAGAAGATCTCTCGCGACGCGACTTCACGGTAAACGCGCTCGCTATCCGCATCAACCGTAACGGATTCGGCGAACTCATCGACATGTTTGACGGTATTGGCGACATGGAGAAACGCATACTCCGCACCCCGCTCGACCCCGACGTCACATTCAGCGATGACCCGCTGCGCATGATGCGCGCAATCCGTTTCGCCACTCAGCTGAACTTCACCATATATCCCGAGACATTCGAGGCAATCAGACGCAACGCTCAACGCATAAAAATAATCTCACACGAGCGCATTGTCGACGAACTGATGAAAATCATGCGCTCACCACGCCCGTCGACCGGCTGGGACCTCTTGCTCAAATCGGGACTGCTTGCCCTGATTTTCCCGGAACTTTCAGCAATGAAAGGTGTGGATGTAGTCAAAGGCCGTGGCCATAAGGACAATTTCTATCACACCCTTGCCGTCCTCGACAATGTGGCGGAAAAGAGCGACAATGTGTGGCTGCGATGGGGCGCACTGATGCACGATATCGCAAAACCTGTCACAAAACGATGGGATGACAAACTCGGATGGACTTTCCACAACCACAATTTCATCGGGGCAAAAATGGTGCCGAGGATTTTCCGGCGCATGCGCTTACCTCAGGATACAAAAATGAAATACGTGGCCAAACTCGTCGAACTTCACATGCGCCCCATAGCACTGGTCGAAGACGAAGTAACCGACTCAGCCGTCCGTCGCCTCATCCATGATGCCGGCGACGACATCGAGGATCTCATGACACTGTGTGAGGCCGACATCACATCGAAGAATCAGGAAAAAGTCCGTCGCATTCTTGAGAATTTCGCTCTTGTCCGCCGAAAGATGATCGATCTTAACGAGCGTGACCATATCCGCAATTTCAAACCCCCGGTCGACGGCAACGAGATTATGGAGACGTTCGGTATAACCGGCGGTCCGGTAATCGGGACAATCAAGAGCGCCATAAAAAATGCCATCCTCGACGGAATCATCCACAATGACTATGACGAGGCTCACGCCCTGATGCTGAAGGTCGCAGCCGAACACGGACTCTATCCGGTAAGCACCGCTCCGGCCAAAACAGAGCCTGACAAGACAAATGACAACTCTAATCACGACTGA